A DNA window from Microcystis aeruginosa NIES-843 contains the following coding sequences:
- a CDS encoding cobyrinate a,c-diamide synthase, with protein MIIAGERSGVGKTTITLAILAYLISRGDRVQSFKVGPDYIDPMFHSHFTGRPCRNLDPVLTSEDYVKTGFAQHCQNVDYALIEGVMGLFDGIQLSDTQFPDYASTAHIARILGLPLLLVIDCSRLSTSVAAIVRGYQSLDKNLHLAGVILNRVGSDRHLQLLQTALESINMPIVGVLRRQDSLTIPDRHLGLVPRDELGEIRQLQDQLASIAQNCFNWDILLPLLTISPQENPKNPTEENKLFPPIRIGIARDKAFNFYYPDNLDILANLGAELIFWSPLQGANLPENLQGLYFGGGFPEIFAPELAANTPILTQVRKAIASGMPTYAECGGLMYLCEKIVDFEQKNHSMLQIIPQSAIMSPKLTLGYRQAIAKQETILLKAGQPVRGHEFHRSQLSGVSDAPIYQLQAFPKSDINAEGWQGKNLHASYLHLHFGANLSLPKKFLAAGLDFFRTAALS; from the coding sequence ATGATCATCGCAGGAGAAAGAAGCGGAGTCGGTAAAACTACGATTACTCTGGCAATCTTGGCCTATTTAATCAGTCGTGGCGATCGAGTGCAATCTTTTAAAGTCGGGCCCGATTATATCGATCCCATGTTCCATAGTCATTTTACCGGTCGCCCCTGTCGCAATCTCGATCCGGTTTTAACTTCTGAAGACTATGTAAAAACCGGTTTTGCCCAACATTGTCAAAATGTCGATTATGCTCTGATTGAAGGGGTAATGGGGCTATTTGATGGTATTCAATTAAGCGATACTCAATTTCCCGATTATGCCAGTACCGCCCATATTGCCCGTATTTTAGGGCTTCCTCTGCTGTTAGTTATCGATTGTAGTCGTTTATCTACCTCTGTCGCCGCTATTGTCCGCGGTTATCAATCTTTAGACAAAAATCTTCATCTAGCCGGAGTTATCCTCAATCGGGTTGGCAGCGATCGCCACCTGCAATTACTGCAAACCGCCCTAGAATCGATCAATATGCCGATTGTCGGGGTTTTGCGTCGTCAAGATTCCCTGACAATTCCCGATCGCCATCTAGGATTGGTTCCCAGGGATGAACTAGGAGAAATCAGGCAACTGCAAGATCAACTGGCTTCTATTGCCCAAAACTGCTTTAATTGGGACATTCTCTTGCCTTTACTCACTATTTCTCCCCAAGAGAACCCGAAAAATCCCACAGAAGAAAATAAGCTTTTTCCCCCTATCCGTATCGGTATTGCCAGAGATAAGGCTTTTAACTTTTATTATCCCGATAATCTCGATATTTTAGCCAATTTAGGCGCGGAATTAATCTTTTGGAGTCCCTTGCAAGGGGCAAATTTGCCCGAAAACCTGCAAGGGTTGTACTTTGGTGGCGGTTTTCCCGAAATCTTTGCCCCGGAATTAGCGGCTAACACCCCTATCTTAACTCAGGTGAGAAAAGCGATCGCCTCTGGAATGCCCACCTACGCCGAATGTGGGGGATTAATGTATTTATGTGAAAAAATAGTTGATTTTGAGCAAAAAAACCATTCTATGTTGCAAATAATCCCCCAATCTGCTATAATGTCCCCGAAATTAACCCTAGGTTATCGGCAAGCCATCGCCAAACAGGAGACGATCCTGCTCAAAGCAGGTCAACCAGTGCGCGGCCATGAATTCCATCGCTCCCAATTAAGCGGGGTGAGCGACGCACCGATTTATCAACTGCAAGCATTCCCCAAAAGTGATATCAATGCCGAAGGGTGGCAAGGTAAGAATCTGCACGCTTCCTATCTCCACCTACATTTTGGGGCTAACCTCAGCCTGCCGAAAAAATTTTTAGCTGCCGGCCTTGATTTTTTCCGCACAGCTGCGTTAAGCTAA
- a CDS encoding TIGR04283 family arsenosugar biosynthesis glycosyltransferase, whose product MNYLSIIIPTLNEELRIAATLKQIGAGVEIIVVDGGSTDKTREIAEQLGGKVIISPSKGRGFQMNLGAKIAKGDILLFLHGDTLLPQEFQEQIINTLSQSGIVAGAFELKIDGEEKTLRLVEKLVNWRSRWLSLPYGDQGIFLKASIFADLGGFPELPIMEDFELIQRLKKRGKIAIVSAPVITSARRWQKLGVAKTTLVNQLVIIGYYLKIPPHLLKIFYRLW is encoded by the coding sequence ATGAATTATCTTAGTATTATCATTCCGACTCTTAATGAGGAGTTAAGAATTGCAGCAACGTTAAAACAGATAGGTGCGGGGGTAGAAATTATTGTTGTCGATGGGGGAAGTACCGATAAAACCAGAGAAATAGCCGAACAATTGGGAGGAAAAGTAATTATTTCCCCCAGTAAAGGTCGTGGATTTCAGATGAATTTAGGAGCCAAAATAGCGAAAGGAGATATTTTGTTATTTCTGCATGGAGATACTTTACTTCCCCAGGAATTTCAAGAACAAATTATCAATACTTTATCCCAATCTGGGATAGTAGCGGGGGCCTTTGAATTAAAAATTGATGGAGAAGAAAAAACCCTGCGTTTAGTGGAAAAATTAGTTAATTGGCGTTCTCGCTGGCTTTCCCTTCCCTACGGAGATCAAGGAATATTTTTAAAAGCCTCAATCTTTGCCGATTTGGGCGGTTTTCCTGAGTTGCCAATTATGGAAGATTTTGAATTAATACAAAGATTGAAAAAAAGGGGTAAAATAGCCATAGTTTCTGCTCCGGTGATTACCTCGGCAAGACGTTGGCAAAAATTAGGAGTTGCCAAAACCACCTTAGTTAATCAATTAGTAATTATTGGTTATTATCTAAAAATTCCGCCGCATTTGTTGAAAATTTTTTATCGTTTATGGTAA
- a CDS encoding CoA-binding protein, protein MPNIKGDDGALKTIFSNSKIIAVVGHSEKSSRASYQVAKFLQAVGYRVYPVNPMVQQIDGQSCYPSLEAIPEPVDIVNVFRHPDYLPEIVESAIAIGAATLWTQLRIYHPVAEKKAIEAGLNVIMDACIQIEYQRLFA, encoded by the coding sequence ATGCCGAATATTAAAGGAGACGATGGTGCGCTCAAAACCATCTTCAGCAATAGTAAAATTATCGCAGTGGTCGGGCATTCCGAGAAATCGAGCCGCGCCAGCTATCAGGTGGCCAAATTCCTGCAAGCGGTGGGTTATCGAGTCTATCCTGTCAATCCTATGGTCCAGCAAATTGACGGTCAAAGCTGCTATCCTTCTCTAGAGGCTATCCCCGAACCTGTGGATATTGTTAACGTTTTTCGTCATCCTGATTATCTACCCGAAATTGTCGAGTCAGCTATTGCTATTGGGGCCGCTACCCTTTGGACACAATTGAGAATTTATCACCCAGTTGCCGAAAAAAAAGCGATCGAGGCGGGTTTAAATGTGATTATGGATGCTTGTATCCAGATAGAATATCAGCGTCTATTTGCCTAA
- a CDS encoding choice-of-anchor K domain-containing protein: MRGGGKPCLLVAGATLAILAPFQAAQAVTVNVGTGTVTGHFDNAITLPGSVYTGNGTDTIEWGTPVDGSFTNQLSFIPSDFTDQPKGQDFVAGRLYYRNGTIFLGTQIDGVDLIVNTTSSDLDFTQTLPLKITIVNTPNVADPIASADFIYFTDFPDLGSFRVLEGEETYVEVITQFNSLDLVGFGAVGDPLKGFLSPSTGPNPFPAVPEPSSILGLLALGLLGMGSVFNKQRK, from the coding sequence ATGCGGGGGGGGGGTAAGCCTTGCTTATTGGTAGCGGGGGCAACTCTAGCCATCCTAGCCCCTTTCCAAGCCGCCCAAGCTGTAACTGTAAATGTAGGTACAGGGACAGTGACAGGCCATTTTGACAACGCCATCACGCTCCCTGGCTCAGTATACACGGGCAACGGAACCGACACCATCGAATGGGGAACGCCTGTAGATGGTTCATTTACCAATCAATTGTCCTTTATTCCTTCTGACTTTACCGATCAGCCCAAGGGTCAAGACTTTGTTGCAGGGCGCTTGTATTACCGTAATGGCACTATTTTTCTAGGCACTCAGATTGATGGGGTTGATCTGATAGTCAATACTACTTCCTCCGACCTAGATTTCACTCAAACATTGCCATTAAAAATCACGATTGTGAACACCCCAAATGTTGCCGATCCTATCGCTAGTGCAGATTTCATTTACTTTACGGATTTCCCCGATCTCGGTAGTTTCAGGGTACTAGAAGGAGAAGAGACCTATGTAGAAGTTATAACTCAGTTTAATTCCCTCGATCTTGTTGGTTTTGGAGCCGTGGGTGATCCTTTAAAAGGATTTTTATCACCCAGTACCGGTCCAAATCCATTTCCAGCGGTTCCAGAGCCTTCCTCGATTCTGGGGTTATTGGCATTGGGTTTACTGGGGATGGGTTCAGTATTTAACAAGCAGCGAAAATAA
- a CDS encoding iron uptake porin, with protein MLRMFWKSLLVSPAILGATLVASANASSFDPVKSTSVSTEFNNLEIAQVQNTGAGTGELLNQIEQYGNEGQVAPVQGNTIDQVTSVNQLRDVSPTAWAYEALRSLVERYGCIVGYPDRTFRGDRALTRWEFAAGLNACLNVMERLIQDGVNVLKEDLDALKRLMDEFQAELAALGARVDNLESRVSFLENNQFSTTTKLAGEVIFAVTDTVGAGSPASQAAMQYRARLLLNTSFTGQDVLKTRLAAGSATPFGFDYKSTTTLQNGDPASVRFDNLQSPSLFQTWTAAGNGSNVVLDWLAYYTPIDLGYFGRFNTYVAAWGGIWNDFVPTTNPFFEDFDGGNGALSTFASENPIYRIGGGSGAGVSLQLGFLQSIVGPTSLSLGYLAGGGGSSSAANPNPGNGLFNGDYAALAQINANLFNFLNVGFTYVNAYQGADTAIFGNGGSFGVTGTSAANLSQTQLNTLLNVNGNDPDSVTLQDEVGFFNFGAKVSNSYGLTGAVDIGFASLSAFGSYSTVRLLGLGDAEVWTYGAGIAFPDLGKEGNILGLFAGAQPYIGHLSFRDMGLKVSNIVPYHVELFYKYQVTDNISITPGVIWISAPEQFKGTGNEWIGTLRGTFTF; from the coding sequence ATGTTAAGAATGTTCTGGAAATCATTGCTGGTTAGCCCAGCGATTTTAGGGGCTACCCTAGTAGCTTCCGCTAATGCTAGTAGCTTCGACCCCGTCAAATCTACCAGTGTTTCTACCGAATTTAACAATCTAGAAATCGCTCAAGTTCAGAATACCGGTGCAGGAACTGGCGAATTACTCAATCAGATCGAACAGTACGGTAACGAAGGTCAAGTTGCACCCGTACAGGGCAACACCATCGATCAAGTCACCAGCGTTAACCAACTGCGGGATGTTTCCCCCACCGCTTGGGCCTATGAAGCCCTAAGAAGCCTTGTGGAGCGCTATGGTTGTATTGTTGGTTATCCCGATCGCACCTTCCGCGGCGACCGAGCTTTAACCCGTTGGGAATTTGCGGCTGGTTTAAACGCTTGCTTAAACGTGATGGAACGTTTAATTCAAGATGGTGTCAACGTCCTCAAGGAAGACTTAGATGCCCTCAAGCGCTTGATGGATGAGTTCCAGGCCGAATTAGCGGCCTTGGGAGCTAGAGTTGATAACTTAGAAAGCCGGGTGTCTTTCCTCGAAAATAACCAATTCTCCACCACCACCAAATTAGCTGGGGAAGTTATTTTCGCTGTCACCGATACGGTCGGTGCTGGTAGCCCCGCCTCCCAGGCCGCCATGCAATACCGCGCTCGTTTGCTGTTAAACACGAGCTTCACCGGTCAGGACGTACTGAAAACTCGTTTAGCGGCGGGTAGTGCCACTCCCTTCGGATTTGATTACAAATCGACCACCACACTACAAAATGGTGATCCCGCTTCCGTCAGATTCGATAATCTGCAAAGCCCTTCCCTATTCCAAACTTGGACCGCGGCCGGTAACGGTAGCAATGTGGTTCTCGACTGGTTGGCCTACTATACCCCGATTGACTTAGGTTATTTTGGTCGCTTCAATACCTACGTCGCCGCTTGGGGCGGTATTTGGAATGACTTCGTTCCCACCACTAATCCCTTCTTTGAAGACTTCGACGGTGGTAATGGTGCGCTATCTACCTTCGCTTCCGAAAACCCCATATATCGTATCGGTGGTGGTTCTGGGGCCGGTGTTAGCCTACAGTTAGGCTTCCTCCAAAGCATTGTCGGTCCGACCTCCCTATCCTTGGGTTACTTAGCCGGTGGTGGTGGCTCTAGTTCTGCGGCCAATCCTAACCCGGGTAATGGTCTCTTTAACGGAGATTACGCCGCTTTAGCACAGATTAACGCTAACCTCTTTAACTTCCTCAACGTCGGCTTCACCTACGTTAACGCTTACCAAGGTGCCGATACCGCCATCTTCGGTAACGGTGGTTCCTTCGGTGTAACGGGGACTTCCGCCGCTAACCTTTCCCAAACTCAGTTAAATACCCTGCTCAACGTCAACGGCAACGATCCTGATAGCGTCACCCTACAGGATGAAGTCGGTTTCTTCAACTTCGGAGCCAAAGTATCCAATAGCTACGGTTTAACCGGTGCAGTGGATATTGGTTTCGCCAGCTTGAGTGCCTTCGGTTCCTACTCCACCGTGCGTTTACTCGGTCTCGGTGATGCGGAAGTGTGGACCTACGGTGCTGGTATTGCCTTCCCCGACTTGGGTAAAGAAGGAAATATCTTAGGTCTGTTTGCTGGTGCGCAGCCCTACATCGGTCACTTAAGCTTCCGAGACATGGGGCTAAAAGTATCTAACATCGTTCCCTACCACGTTGAATTGTTCTACAAGTACCAAGTCACCGACAATATTTCTATCACCCCCGGTGTCATCTGGATTTCTGCACCTGAACAGTTCAAAGGCACTGGTAATGAGTGGATTGGCACTCTCCGCGGAACCTTTACCTTCTAG